One Penicillium oxalicum strain HP7-1 chromosome III, whole genome shotgun sequence genomic region harbors:
- a CDS encoding Elongator complex protein 2, with translation MASVTTEYISVGGNRHPGAADWDVQSGVLAFGADNNVALWEPLDNSTRGVYALLVGHSDKVSVVKFYTCPSTSAKFLLTGSVDRTIKVWRQKESDLRNYELALSLEGHKGSVNAIAVADGTDIVATGAADGTVRIWRINAQDGLTSDLVETIVMKPRFFPLTLALRVLEGANDKPLVLAVAGTTTTVHIYSAESSVNKPSFQRRAVLSGHEAWIRSLSFTKDVQGKTNDLLLASASQDKYIRLWRLCQGEVQLPAEIDEDDPLLGGMEPTLSNKAHEFEAAGSKYSITFEALLFGNEDWIYTTAWNPDPSRSQLLTASADNTITIWEQDSVSGVWMSGERMGEISTMKGSTTATGSAGGFWIGLWSPDGKTVVSLGRTGSWRVWQHDSEADLWVQRFGISGHVRSANGVQWEPSGGYLLSTSADQTTRLHAQWMRDDKRSWHEFSRPQIHGYDLNCIDTLGPGRFVSGADEKLLRVFNEPKQIAELLERLTGFRQKIDESDMPDLAEIPVLGLSNKAQGEEAPVEDDAETTGAGPSTPAVSLNYDSPPLEDQLARYTLWPEHEKLYGHGYEISAVAVSHDRSLIATACKASSVDHAVIRLYDTSDWHEIKPSLTAHSLTITDLSFSDDDKFLLSVGRDRQWAVFARDEQDPTLFHNSVTNPKGHSRMILGAAWAPITSDRVFATAGRDKSVKIWQKNESTFECKSTISLTSAVSAIAFLSTPYKDHFILAAGEDSGAVSIHKVAITTFEASHITTVDPKVGPSKTITQLTWRPVTTADVDGQSFFELAVASEDASTRIYAISDMLQ, from the exons ATGGCGTCCGTCACAACAGAATATATCAGTGTTGGAGGGAACCGACATCCGGGCGCTGCAGACTGGGACGTCCAGTCGGGCGTGCTTGCTTTCGGCGCGGACAACAATGTCGCCTTGTGGGAGCCTCTG GATAATTCGACTAGGGGAGTCTACGCCTTGCTCGTCGGCCATTCCGATAAGGTTAGCGTTGTCAAATTTTACACATGCCCCTCCACCAGTGCGAAATTCCTCTTGACCGGTTCCGTTGATCGAACGATTAAAGTGTGGAGACAAAAAGAGAGCGACTTGCGCAATTACGAGCTCGCACTCTCACTTGAGGGACACAAAGGAAGTGTGAATGCGATTGCCGTGGCCGACGGAACAGATATTGTCGCGACGGGGGCCGCAGACGGGACCGTCCGAATCTGGAGAATTAATGCACAGGATGGGCTCACAAGCGACTTGGTAGAGACTATCGTGATGAAGCCTCGCTTCTTCCCACTCACCTTGGCGTTGAGGGTTCTCGAAGGCGCGAATGATAAGCCGTTGGTACTTGCCGTGGCCGGCACCACCACGACCGTACACATTTATTCCGCTGAGTCTTCCGTCAACAAGCCAAGTTTCCAGCGCCGAGCAGTACTATCAGGTCATGAAGCTTGGATTCGGTCGCTGTCGTTTACGAAGGATGTGCAAGGCAAGACCAATGATCTCCTGCTTGCTTCGGCCAGCCAAGATAAGTATATTCGCCTGTGGCGATTATGTCAAGGCGAAGTCCAGCTTCCAGCTGAgattgacgaggacgatCCTCTTCTTGGCGGCATGGAGCCTACTCTTTCCAACAAAGCACACGAATTTGAAGCAGCGGGATCCAAGTACTCAATCACCTTTGAGGCTTTGCTGTTTGGAAACGAAGACTGGATCTACACCACGGCATGGAATCCCGACCCGAGTCGCTCACAGCTTTTGACTGCTTCCGCTGATAACACGATCACGATCTGGGAGCAAGATTCTGTATCTGGTGTGTGGATGTCCGGGGAAAGAATGGGCGAGATCAGCACTATGAAGGGCTCCACAACTGCGACTGGTAGTGCAGGCGGCTTCTGGATTGGACTTTGGTCGCCTGACGGGAAAACAGTGGTCAGTCTTGGCCGCACTGGAAGCTGGAGGGTCTGGCAGCACGATTCTGAAGCAGACCTCTGGGTGCAGAGGTTCGGAATATCGGGCCACGTCCGGTCCGCGAACGGTGTGCAATGGGAACCTAGCGGAGGGTACTTGCTTTCAACCAGTGCGGATCAGACAACACGTCTCCACGCTCAATGGATGCGGGACGACAAGCGCTCATGGCATGAGTTCTCTCGTCCGCAGATTCACGGATACGATTTGAACTGCATTGACACCCTTGGACCTGGCCGATTCGTGTCGGGTGCCGATGAAAAGCTCCTACGTGTTTTCAACGAGCCGAAGCAGATTGCCGAGCTCCTTGAACGGCTCACCGGCTTCCGTCAGAAGATCGATGAGAGTGACATGCCAGATCTGGCTGAAATTCCAGTTTTGGGTCTTTCGAATAAAGCTCAAGGCGAGGAAGCTCCCGTTGAAGACGACGCGGAAACCACTGGTGCGGGTCCGTCTACCCCAGCTGTATCTTTGAACTACGATTCGCCACCGCTTGAGGATCAGCTGGCCAGGTATACTCTGTGGCCTGAACATGAAAAACTATACGGGCATGGATATGAAATCTCAGCCGTGGCTGTAAGTCACGACCGGTCCCTCATTGCCACGGCATGCAAAGCCAGCTCTGTCGATCATGCTGTGATTCGTTTATATGACACATCTGATTGGCATGAGATCAAACCTTCTCTCACTGCACATTCCCTCACCATAACCGACCTGTCGTTCTCAGACGACGACAAATTCCTGTTGAGTGTTGGCCGAGACCGGCAATGGGCTGTCTTTGCAAGAGACGAACAGGATCCGACGCTCTTCCACAATTCTGTCACCAACCCCAAAGGCCACTCTCGAATGATCTTGGGCGCAGCCTGGGCCCCTATAACTAGCGATCGCGTTTTCGCTACTGCTGGCCGTGACAAGTCTGTCAAGATCTGGCAGAAGAACGAATCTACATTCGAATGCAAGTCAACCATCTCATTGACATCTGCCGTTTCTGCGATTGCCTTCCTGTCGACTCCATACAAGGACCACTTCATCCTTGCTGCAGGAGAAGACAGTGGTGCAGTTTCGATCCACAAAGTTGCCATTACCACTTTCGAGGCGAGCCACATCACGACCGTTGATCCCAAGGTTGGCCCGTCAAAGACTATTACTCAATTAACGTGGAGACCTGTGACTACTGCTGATGTAGATGGTCAATCCTTCTTTGAACTTGCCGTGGCCAGTGAAGATGCGTCCACACGGATTTATGCAATCTCCGACATGTTGCAATGA
- a CDS encoding Mitochondrial import receptor subunit tom40 yields MADLTSSLSVLTENPAMAIVNDLYTSFSERRALLNLPNPGTVDNIAREVQKEVLLSNFMFSGLRADLTKVFGMSPLFRVSHAFSMGGSGNLPPYAFSSMYGSPKVFMQGNLGSDGTLSAVYNWRWNQALVTKTNAQIMPGGGQGLMQIDNDYTGKDFSASLKAFNPSFLEGGLTGIFVGSYLQSVTPGLALGFEAIWQRQGLNARPETALSYCAKYKGDDWIGTAQLQAQGTFAATYWRKLSERVEAGVDMNLQFAPNAAAMMMGGPSRDGTTAIGAKYDFRASSFRAQVDSAGKVSCLLEKRIAMPISLTFAGEIDQAKQTAKVGLAVSLEIAGEELMEQQEKADPNMMPPPF; encoded by the exons ATGGCCGACCTCACATCATCTCTCTCCGTTCTTACGGAAAACCCCGCGATGGCAATCGTGAACGACCTTTACACCTCGTTCTCGGAGCGTCGGGCGTTGCTGAACCTGCCTAACCCCGGTACTGTGGACAACATCGCGCGTGAGGTGCAGAAGGAGGTTCTGCTGTCCAATTTCATGTTCTCCGGCCTCCGTGCCGATTTGACCAAGGTCTTTGGCATGTCTCCTCTCTTCCGCGTGTCCCATGCCTTCTCAATGGGAGGCTCGGGCAATCTGCCGCCCTAcgccttctcctcgatgtACGGCAGCCCCAAG GTCTTCATGCAAGGTAACCTCGGCAGTGACGGCACCCTCTCCGCCGTCTACAATTGGCGCTGGAACCAGGCCCTTGTCACCAAGACCAATGCTCAGATCATGCCCGGTGGTGGCCAAGGTCTGATGCAGATCGACAATGACTACACTGGCAAGGATTTCTCTGCATCTCTGAAAGCATTCAACCCATCCTTCCTCGAGGGCGGTTTGACTGGTATCTTCGTTGGTAGCTACCTGCAGTCCGTCACCCCCGGCCTCGCTCTCGGTTTCGAGGCGATTTGGCAGCGCCAGGGTCTGAATGCTCGCCCCGAGACCGCTCTCTCGTACTGCGCCAAGTATAAGGGTGACGACTGGATTGGTACCGCTCAGTTGCAGGCTCAGGGCACCTTTGCCGCTACCTACTGGCGTAAGCTGTCCGAGCGCGTTGAGGCTGGTGTCGACATGAATCTCCAGTTCGCCCCCAACGCCGCTGCAATGATGATGGGTGGCCCGAGCCGCGATGGTACCACTGCTATTGGTGCCAAGTACGACTTCCGcgcctcttccttccgcGCTCAGGTTGACAGTGCTGGTAAGGTCAGCTGTCTGTTGGAGAAGCGCATCGCCATGCCCATTTCTTTGACTTTCGCTGGTGAGATTGACCAGGCCAAG CAAACGGCCAAGGTTGGCCTTGCTGTCTCTTTGGAGATTGCTGGCGAGGAGTTGATGGAGCAGCAGGAGAAGGCTGACCCTAACATGATGCCCCCTCCTTTCTAA